The following coding sequences lie in one Pseudomonas svalbardensis genomic window:
- a CDS encoding ATP-binding cassette domain-containing protein, whose translation MSADKAYAVELKGLTFKRGARSIFNNVDIRIPRGKVTGIMGPSGCGKTTLLRLMGAQLRPTKGEVWVNGQNLPKLSRSDLFDARKHMGVLFQSGALFTDLDVFENVAFPLRVHTELPEEMIRDIVLLKLQAVGLRGAIDLMPDELSGGMKRRVALARAIALDPQILMYDEPFVGQDPIAMGVLVRLIRLLNDALGITSIVVSHDLAETASIADYIYVVGEGQVLGQGTPEELMNSQEPRIRQFMTGEPDGPVAYHFPATDYRADLLGKR comes from the coding sequence ATGAGTGCCGATAAAGCCTACGCGGTCGAGCTGAAGGGACTGACCTTCAAGCGCGGTGCGCGCAGCATTTTCAATAACGTCGATATACGTATCCCGCGCGGCAAGGTCACCGGCATCATGGGGCCTTCCGGGTGTGGCAAGACTACGCTGTTGCGGCTGATGGGCGCACAGTTGCGGCCTACCAAAGGCGAAGTCTGGGTCAACGGGCAGAACCTGCCGAAGCTGTCGCGCAGTGATCTATTCGATGCGCGCAAGCACATGGGCGTGCTTTTTCAGAGTGGTGCACTGTTCACCGATCTCGATGTGTTCGAGAACGTCGCCTTTCCGCTACGCGTTCATACCGAACTGCCGGAAGAAATGATCCGGGACATTGTCCTGCTCAAATTGCAGGCCGTGGGCTTGCGTGGCGCCATCGACCTGATGCCTGACGAGTTGTCCGGCGGCATGAAGCGTCGTGTCGCTCTGGCCCGGGCGATTGCCCTCGACCCGCAAATCCTCATGTATGACGAGCCCTTTGTCGGCCAGGACCCCATCGCCATGGGTGTGCTGGTGCGCCTGATCCGCCTGCTCAACGATGCGCTGGGCATCACCAGTATCGTGGTCTCCCACGACCTGGCTGAGACCGCGAGCATCGCCGATTACATCTATGTCGTCGGCGAAGGTCAGGTGTTGGGGCAGGGCACTCCCGAGGAACTGATGAACTCGCAGGAGCCACGCATCCGTCAATTCATGACAGGCGAGCCGGACGGTCCGGTCGCCTATCACTTTCCAGCGACGGATTACCGCGCAGATCTTCTGGGGAAGCGTTGA
- the mlaE gene encoding lipid asymmetry maintenance ABC transporter permease subunit MlaE, translated as MRKISLIERVRRFGHSGIDVLGVFGRSAIFLFHALLGRGGIGGGFGLLIKQLHSVGVMSLVIIVVSGVFIGMVLALQGFNILSSYGSEQAVGQMVALTLLRELGPVVTALLFAGRAGSALTAEIGNMKSTEQLSSLEMIGVDPLKYIIAPRLWAGFISLPVLAMIFSVVGIWGGSWVAVDWLGVYEGSYWSNMQNSVTFADDVLNGIIKSIVFAFVVTWIAVFQGYDCEPTSEGISRATTKTVVYASLAVLGLDFILTALMFGDF; from the coding sequence ATGCGCAAGATTTCACTAATAGAGCGGGTTCGCCGGTTCGGCCACTCTGGCATTGACGTGCTGGGGGTGTTTGGCCGTTCGGCGATATTCCTGTTTCATGCCTTGCTCGGCCGTGGTGGCATTGGTGGCGGTTTTGGCCTGCTGATCAAGCAACTGCATTCAGTGGGCGTGATGTCCCTGGTGATCATCGTGGTCTCCGGGGTATTCATCGGCATGGTGCTGGCGCTGCAAGGCTTTAATATTCTATCCAGCTACGGTTCGGAGCAGGCGGTCGGCCAGATGGTTGCGCTGACGCTGTTGCGCGAACTGGGCCCCGTGGTCACGGCATTGCTGTTCGCCGGGCGCGCCGGTTCGGCATTGACTGCCGAAATCGGCAACATGAAATCCACCGAGCAGTTGTCCAGTCTGGAAATGATTGGTGTCGACCCGCTCAAGTACATCATTGCCCCGCGCCTGTGGGCCGGCTTCATTTCCCTGCCGGTGCTGGCGATGATCTTCAGCGTGGTGGGAATCTGGGGTGGTTCGTGGGTGGCCGTCGACTGGCTGGGTGTCTATGAAGGTTCCTACTGGTCCAACATGCAGAACAGCGTGACCTTTGCTGACGATGTGCTCAACGGCATCATCAAAAGCATCGTTTTCGCCTTTGTCGTGACCTGGATCGCCGTATTTCAAGGCTATGACTGCGAGCCCACTTCCGAGGGGATCAGTCGTGCCACTACCAAGACCGTGGTGTATGCCTCTTTGGCTGTACTCGGCCTGGACTTTATTCTGACCGCCTTGATGTTTGGAGATTTCTGA
- the mlaD gene encoding outer membrane lipid asymmetry maintenance protein MlaD encodes MQNRTLEIGVGLFLLAGILALLLLALRVSGLSPSTTTDTYKTYAYFDNIAGLTVRAKVTMAGVTIGKVTAIDLDRDSFTGRVTMQLEKRVDNLPTDSTASILTAGLLGEKYIGISVGGEETLLKDGSTIHDTQSSLVLEDLIGKFLLNTVSKDAK; translated from the coding sequence ATGCAAAACCGCACCCTGGAAATCGGTGTCGGCCTTTTCTTGCTGGCTGGCATCCTGGCTTTGCTGTTGCTGGCGTTGCGGGTGAGTGGCCTGTCCCCGAGCACAACCACCGATACTTATAAAACTTATGCGTATTTCGACAATATCGCCGGTTTGACTGTCAGAGCTAAAGTGACCATGGCCGGTGTGACCATTGGCAAGGTCACGGCGATCGATCTGGACCGCGACAGTTTCACTGGTCGAGTGACCATGCAGCTGGAAAAACGCGTAGATAACCTGCCGACTGACTCCACTGCATCTATCCTGACCGCTGGCCTGTTGGGCGAGAAGTACATCGGCATCAGCGTGGGCGGGGAAGAAACCTTGCTCAAGGATGGTTCAACCATCCACGACACGCAGTCGTCGCTGGTACTCGAAGACCTGATCGGTAAATTTCTGCTCAATACCGTTAGTAAAGACGCCAAATGA
- a CDS encoding MlaC/ttg2D family ABC transporter substrate-binding protein yields the protein MISTLRRGLLVLLSALPLMANAVAAPSAHELVQDTTNRLLADLATNKEKYKQDPKDFYAALDSIVGPVVDAEGISKSIMTVKYSRKATPAQMKTFEENFKKGLFQFYGNALLEYNNQGIVVDPAKDESGDRTSVAMTLKGSNGSIYPVSYTLEKINGEWKLRNVIINGINIGKLFRDQFADAMQRNGNDLDKTINGWAGEVAKAKEASQKQTTETQAQ from the coding sequence ATGATCTCTACCTTGCGACGTGGCCTGTTGGTATTACTCTCGGCCCTGCCTTTGATGGCTAACGCTGTGGCGGCGCCTTCCGCGCACGAACTGGTACAGGACACCACCAATCGGTTACTTGCCGATCTGGCGACCAATAAAGAGAAGTACAAGCAGGATCCGAAAGACTTTTATGCCGCGCTGGACAGCATCGTCGGACCTGTTGTGGATGCCGAGGGCATTTCCAAGAGCATCATGACGGTCAAATACTCGCGCAAAGCCACGCCTGCGCAAATGAAGACCTTTGAAGAAAACTTCAAAAAGGGTCTGTTCCAGTTCTATGGCAACGCTTTGCTCGAATACAACAATCAGGGGATCGTCGTCGACCCTGCCAAGGATGAGTCGGGAGATCGTACAAGCGTCGCCATGACGCTCAAAGGCAGCAACGGCTCGATTTATCCTGTCTCTTACACACTCGAAAAGATCAATGGCGAGTGGAAACTGCGCAACGTGATCATTAACGGCATTAACATCGGCAAGCTGTTCCGTGATCAGTTCGCTGATGCGATGCAGCGCAATGGCAATGACCTGGACAAGACCATCAATGGTTGGGCCGGGGAAGTCGCCAAAGCCAAGGAAGCCAGTCAGAAGCAAACAACCGAGACGCAAGCTCAATGA
- a CDS encoding STAS domain-containing protein, with translation MSVSAIRMSESGELTLSGMLDYRTGPGLRKQGQALIKSSKAAVLVVDCSAVLKSSSVGLSLLLCFMRDAEAAGKALSIRGMPEDMREIAQVSELTELLAHP, from the coding sequence ATGAGTGTGTCGGCCATTCGCATGAGCGAATCCGGCGAGCTGACGCTTAGCGGCATGCTGGATTACCGCACTGGCCCCGGTTTGCGCAAGCAGGGGCAGGCACTGATCAAATCCAGCAAGGCCGCTGTACTGGTGGTCGATTGCTCGGCAGTGTTGAAGTCCAGCAGTGTCGGCTTGTCGCTGCTGCTGTGCTTCATGCGTGATGCAGAGGCGGCCGGCAAGGCGTTGAGCATCCGCGGGATGCCAGAAGACATGCGCGAAATCGCTCAGGTCAGCGAATTGACCGAGCTGTTGGCGCATCCCTAA
- a CDS encoding BolA family protein, with amino-acid sequence MQAVEVKSFLEGKLPGTLVEVEGEGCNFQLNVISDELAALSPVKRQQQIYAHLNPWITDGSIHAVTMKFFSSAAWAERT; translated from the coding sequence ATGCAGGCCGTAGAAGTGAAGAGCTTCCTTGAAGGAAAGCTGCCAGGAACCCTAGTAGAAGTCGAGGGCGAAGGCTGCAACTTTCAGCTGAACGTGATTAGCGATGAACTGGCGGCGTTGAGCCCGGTGAAGCGTCAGCAGCAGATCTATGCCCATTTGAACCCATGGATCACCGATGGCAGCATCCATGCGGTCACTATGAAATTTTTCAGCAGCGCGGCCTGGGCCGAGCGCACCTGA
- the murA gene encoding UDP-N-acetylglucosamine 1-carboxyvinyltransferase: MDKLIITGGVRLDGEIRISGAKNSALPILAATLLCDGPVTVANLPHLHDITTMIELFGRMGIEPVIDEKLSVEIDPRTIKTLIAPYELVKTMRASILVLGPMVARFGEAEVALPGGCAIGSRPVDLHIRGLEAMGAVIDVEGGYIKAKAPEGGLRGAHFFFDTVSVTGTENIMMAAALAKGRSVLANAAREPEVIDLANFLIAMGAKITGAGTDTITIDGVERLHPTTYKVMPDRIETGTYLVAAAVTGGRVKVKDTDPTILEAVLEKLKESGAEITCGEDWIELNMHGKRPKAVNVRTAPYPAFPTDMQAQFISLNAIAEGTGAVIETIFENRFMHVYELHRMGAKIQVEGNTAIVTGTEKLKGAPVMATDLRASASLVISALIAEGDTLIDRIYHIDRGYECIEEKLQMLGAKIRRVPG, translated from the coding sequence ATGGATAAATTGATAATTACCGGTGGCGTTCGTCTTGATGGCGAAATCCGCATCTCCGGGGCAAAGAACTCTGCCCTGCCGATCCTGGCTGCAACCTTGCTGTGCGATGGCCCGGTGACTGTTGCCAACCTGCCGCACCTGCACGACATCACCACCATGATCGAGCTGTTCGGTCGTATGGGCATCGAGCCGGTGATCGACGAGAAACTCAGCGTCGAAATCGACCCGCGCACCATCAAGACTCTGATCGCTCCGTACGAACTGGTGAAAACCATGCGTGCGTCGATCCTGGTGCTGGGCCCGATGGTTGCTCGTTTCGGTGAAGCCGAAGTCGCACTGCCTGGCGGTTGCGCCATTGGTTCGCGTCCGGTTGACCTGCACATTCGTGGCCTTGAAGCCATGGGCGCGGTCATTGACGTCGAAGGCGGCTACATCAAGGCCAAGGCGCCTGAGGGTGGCCTGCGCGGTGCCCACTTCTTCTTCGACACCGTCAGTGTGACCGGTACCGAAAACATCATGATGGCGGCCGCTCTGGCCAAGGGCCGCAGCGTTCTGGCAAACGCCGCTCGCGAGCCTGAAGTCATCGACCTGGCGAACTTCCTGATCGCCATGGGCGCCAAGATCACTGGCGCCGGCACTGACACCATCACCATTGATGGCGTCGAGCGTCTGCACCCGACCACTTACAAAGTGATGCCTGACCGAATCGAGACCGGCACTTACCTGGTCGCAGCTGCTGTAACCGGCGGTCGTGTGAAGGTCAAGGACACCGATCCGACCATCCTCGAAGCCGTTCTTGAGAAACTCAAGGAATCGGGTGCCGAAATCACCTGCGGCGAAGACTGGATCGAGCTGAACATGCACGGCAAGCGGCCAAAAGCCGTTAACGTGCGCACCGCTCCGTACCCGGCATTCCCGACAGACATGCAAGCGCAGTTCATCTCCCTCAACGCCATTGCTGAAGGCACCGGTGCCGTGATCGAGACGATCTTCGAAAACCGCTTCATGCACGTTTACGAACTGCACCGCATGGGCGCCAAGATCCAGGTCGAAGGCAACACTGCCATCGTCACCGGTACCGAAAAGCTCAAGGGCGCGCCAGTCATGGCCACCGACCTGCGTGCTTCGGCCAGTCTGGTGATCTCGGCGTTGATCGCTGAAGGTGACACCCTGATCGACCGCATCTACCACATCGACCGTGGTTACGAGTGCATCGAAGAGAAACTGCAGATGCTCGGCGCCAAGATCCGCCGCGTACCGGGCTAG
- the hisG gene encoding ATP phosphoribosyltransferase, with protein sequence MLTIALSKGRILDDTLPLLAEAGIVPTENPDKSRKLIIPTTQADVRLLIVRATDVPTYVEHGAADLGVAGKDVLMEYGGQGLYEPLDLRIALCKLMTAGRVGDVEPKGRLRVATKFVNVAKRYYAEQGRQVDIIKLYGSMELAPLIGLADKIIDVVDTGNTLRANGLEPQDFIADISSRLIVNKASMKMQHARIQALIDTLRKAVESRHRG encoded by the coding sequence ATGTTGACCATCGCACTGTCCAAGGGCCGCATCCTTGACGACACCCTGCCGCTTCTGGCTGAAGCGGGCATCGTGCCGACCGAGAATCCGGACAAGAGCCGCAAGCTGATCATCCCCACGACTCAGGCCGATGTACGTCTGCTGATCGTGCGCGCCACCGATGTGCCGACTTACGTCGAACATGGTGCCGCTGACCTGGGCGTCGCCGGTAAAGATGTGCTGATGGAATACGGCGGCCAGGGCTTGTACGAGCCATTGGACCTGCGAATTGCCCTCTGCAAGCTGATGACCGCCGGCCGTGTCGGCGATGTCGAGCCCAAGGGCCGCCTGCGTGTGGCGACCAAGTTCGTCAACGTTGCCAAGCGCTACTACGCCGAACAGGGCCGTCAGGTCGACATCATCAAGCTCTATGGCTCGATGGAACTGGCGCCGCTGATCGGTCTGGCAGACAAGATCATCGACGTGGTCGACACCGGCAACACCCTGCGCGCCAATGGCCTGGAACCCCAGGATTTCATTGCCGACATCAGCTCACGGCTGATCGTCAACAAAGCTTCAATGAAAATGCAGCACGCCCGTATTCAGGCGTTGATCGACACCCTGCGCAAGGCAGTGGAGTCTCGACACCGCGGCTGA
- the hisD gene encoding histidinol dehydrogenase, translated as MTAPTAIRRLNAADPDFAHHLDHLLSWESVSDDSVNQRVLDIIKAVRERGDAALVEFTQKFDGLQVASMADLILPRERLELALTRITVPQREALEKAASRVRSYHEKQKQDSWSYAEADGTVLGQKVTPLDRAGLYVPGGKASYPSSVLMNAIPAKVAGVTEVVMVVPTPRGEINELVLAAACIAGVDRVFTIGGAQAVAALAYGTESVPKVDKVVGPGNIYVATAKRHVFGQVGIDMIAGPSEILVVCDGQTDPDWIAMDLFSQAEHDEDAQAILVSPDAEFLDRVAASIAKLLPTMERAEIIETSINGRGALIKVRDMEQAIEVANRIAPEHLELSVADPQAWLPKIRHAGAIFMGRHTSEALGDYCAGPNHVLPTSGTARFSSPLGVYDFQKRSSIIFCSEQGASELGKTASVLARGESLTAHARSAEYRIVDDKKGN; from the coding sequence ATGACCGCACCGACTGCAATTCGCCGACTCAACGCTGCTGACCCGGATTTCGCACATCATCTGGATCATCTGCTGAGCTGGGAAAGTGTGTCTGACGACTCGGTCAATCAGCGGGTGCTGGACATCATCAAGGCTGTGCGCGAGCGTGGCGATGCCGCGTTGGTGGAGTTCACCCAGAAGTTCGACGGCCTGCAGGTCGCGTCCATGGCGGACCTGATCCTGCCTCGTGAACGCCTGGAACTGGCCCTGACCCGAATCACCGTGCCTCAGCGTGAAGCGCTGGAAAAAGCCGCGTCCCGAGTACGCAGCTACCACGAGAAACAGAAGCAGGATTCCTGGAGCTACGCCGAAGCCGACGGCACCGTGCTGGGCCAGAAGGTCACGCCGCTGGATCGCGCCGGCCTGTATGTACCGGGCGGCAAGGCGTCTTATCCGTCCTCGGTACTGATGAACGCGATTCCGGCCAAGGTGGCCGGGGTGACCGAGGTTGTCATGGTGGTGCCGACACCTCGTGGCGAAATCAACGAGCTGGTGCTGGCCGCAGCCTGCATCGCCGGCGTCGACCGCGTGTTCACCATCGGCGGCGCTCAAGCGGTTGCCGCGCTGGCTTACGGCACCGAAAGCGTGCCAAAGGTCGACAAGGTGGTCGGTCCGGGCAACATCTACGTCGCCACCGCCAAGCGCCACGTGTTCGGCCAGGTCGGCATCGACATGATCGCCGGCCCATCCGAAATCCTCGTGGTCTGCGACGGCCAGACTGATCCGGACTGGATCGCCATGGACCTGTTCTCCCAAGCCGAGCACGACGAAGACGCCCAGGCGATTCTGGTCAGCCCGGACGCCGAGTTCCTCGACAGGGTCGCCGCCAGCATCGCCAAACTGCTGCCGACCATGGAGCGCGCCGAGATTATCGAAACGTCGATCAATGGCCGTGGTGCGCTGATCAAGGTTCGCGACATGGAGCAAGCCATCGAAGTGGCCAACCGCATCGCGCCGGAACACCTTGAGTTGTCCGTTGCTGATCCGCAGGCCTGGCTGCCGAAGATTCGCCACGCTGGCGCGATCTTCATGGGCCGTCACACCTCCGAAGCCTTGGGCGACTACTGCGCCGGTCCGAACCACGTGTTGCCAACCTCCGGCACCGCGCGTTTCTCCTCGCCGCTGGGTGTGTACGACTTCCAGAAGCGTTCGTCGATCATCTTCTGCTCCGAGCAGGGGGCGTCGGAACTGGGCAAAACCGCTTCCGTGCTGGCCCGTGGCGAGTCGCTGACCGCCCATGCCCGCAGCGCCGAATACCGCATCGTTGACGACAAGAAGGGCAACTGA
- the hisC gene encoding histidinol-phosphate transaminase, whose amino-acid sequence MSKFWSPFVKNLVPYVPGEQPKLAKLVKLNTNENPYGPSPKALAAMQTELNDNLRLYPDPNSDVLKQAVAKYYGVQSNQVFLGNGSDEVLAHIFHGLLQHDNPVLFPDISYSFYPVYCGLYGIKFDAVPLDEQFQINPADYAKPNGGIIFPNPNAPTGCLLALDAVEQILKASPDSVVVVDEAYIDFGGETAISLVDRYPNLLVTQTLSKSRSLAGLRVGLAVGHPDLIEALERIKNSFNSYPLDRLANVGAAAAFEDREYFDKTCRLVIENREWVVTQLEAKGFEVLPSAANFIFARHPKHDAAALAAKLREQGVIVRHFKQERIAQFLRISIGTPEQNQALIDGLGDL is encoded by the coding sequence ATGAGTAAATTCTGGAGTCCCTTCGTCAAGAATCTGGTGCCTTACGTGCCGGGCGAGCAGCCGAAACTGGCGAAACTGGTGAAGCTCAACACCAACGAAAACCCGTACGGTCCCTCGCCAAAAGCCTTGGCGGCGATGCAGACCGAACTGAATGACAATTTGCGTCTGTACCCGGACCCGAACAGTGATGTGCTCAAGCAAGCAGTCGCCAAGTACTACGGCGTGCAGAGCAATCAGGTGTTTCTCGGCAACGGTTCCGATGAAGTCCTGGCGCACATCTTTCACGGTTTGCTGCAACATGATAATCCGGTCCTGTTCCCGGACATCAGCTACAGCTTCTATCCGGTTTACTGCGGGTTGTACGGCATCAAGTTCGACGCGGTGCCGCTGGACGAGCAGTTCCAGATCAACCCGGCGGACTACGCCAAGCCGAACGGCGGGATCATCTTCCCGAATCCGAACGCACCGACTGGCTGCCTGTTGGCGCTGGATGCCGTGGAGCAAATCCTCAAGGCCAGCCCGGATTCAGTGGTCGTGGTGGATGAGGCTTACATCGATTTTGGCGGTGAGACGGCGATCAGCCTGGTGGATCGTTATCCGAACCTGCTGGTAACCCAAACCCTGTCCAAATCCCGTTCGCTGGCCGGCCTGCGGGTGGGGCTGGCAGTGGGGCATCCGGATTTGATCGAGGCGCTGGAGCGGATCAAGAACAGCTTCAACTCCTATCCGCTGGATCGCCTGGCGAATGTCGGTGCAGCCGCAGCGTTCGAGGATCGTGAGTACTTCGACAAGACCTGTCGGTTGGTCATCGAGAATCGTGAATGGGTCGTTACGCAATTGGAAGCGAAGGGCTTTGAAGTGCTGCCGTCGGCGGCGAACTTCATCTTCGCCCGTCATCCGAAACACGATGCGGCAGCGCTGGCGGCGAAGTTACGTGAACAAGGCGTGATCGTTCGGCACTTCAAGCAGGAGCGGATTGCCCAGTTCCTGCGGATCTCCATCGGCACGCCGGAGCAGAATCAGGCGCTGATCGACGGCCTCGGCGACCTCTGA
- a CDS encoding DUF4198 domain-containing protein, translating into MQHLKSLALLSLLCASQVSAHGLWTEERRGNIEVIYGHGAEDNAFKAQKISGAWAYDAAGKMIPVNVQRQADHARLQPLKPPAVMAVALNNGMWSQTADKKWINEGRSKVSGAIESTQTFKYSLAIYQPGAKLPKLDQMKLLILPEVDPLTVGPGKSLPVRVLLDGKPAAGVKLVGDYRSAPNTLSTETDAEGRAQVLVRNEGLNVIAAQMEIPLKDNPDVATRGLFTSLTFLGEPHHE; encoded by the coding sequence ATGCAACACCTGAAATCCCTGGCGCTACTCAGTCTGCTGTGTGCCAGCCAAGTTTCGGCCCACGGTCTCTGGACCGAAGAGCGTCGCGGCAACATCGAAGTCATCTACGGCCACGGCGCCGAAGACAACGCCTTCAAAGCGCAGAAAATCAGTGGCGCCTGGGCCTATGACGCAGCCGGAAAAATGATCCCGGTTAATGTTCAACGCCAGGCCGATCATGCCCGTCTGCAACCGCTGAAACCGCCGGCGGTGATGGCGGTGGCGCTGAACAACGGCATGTGGTCGCAAACGGCGGATAAAAAATGGATCAACGAAGGACGCAGCAAAGTGTCGGGGGCCATTGAGTCGACCCAGACCTTCAAGTACAGCCTGGCGATATACCAGCCGGGGGCGAAACTGCCGAAGCTCGATCAGATGAAATTGCTGATTCTGCCGGAGGTTGATCCGCTGACCGTCGGCCCGGGTAAATCGTTGCCGGTTCGAGTGCTATTGGACGGTAAGCCGGCGGCGGGTGTGAAGTTGGTGGGCGACTATCGCAGCGCGCCGAATACCTTGAGCACCGAGACCGACGCAGAAGGTCGGGCGCAAGTATTGGTGCGTAATGAAGGATTGAATGTGATTGCGGCGCAGATGGAGATTCCGCTGAAGGACAACCCGGATGTGGCGACACGCGGGCTGTTCACGTCGCTGACCTTCCTTGGCGAACCGCATCACGAGTAA
- a CDS encoding TonB-dependent siderophore receptor, protein MSSRTMASLAGLALGLLGGPVFAEELQTVELDAISVTSEYESPTDPVKGYRATRSSSATKTDTAIRDIPQSISVIPVSVLKDLGSTSVERALDFAGGVSKQNNFGGLTLYEYSVRGFTTSEFYKDGFSANRGYPSTPDVANIERIEVLKGPAASLYGRGDPGGTVNIVTKKPQPEAFTTLQTSAGSWDRYRTAVDVNTPLDDDGNVLSRVNLTVEDNHSFRDHVDSQRVFVAPSFSWQLSPDTSLLVESEFVRHSSTFDRGIVAPNNKWSRVSRSTFLGEPNDGNIDNHNNLLQAALEHQLNDRWKLRLASHYKEGKLWGFASENRLLNADGHTVNRRYRERDTNWHDSITQLELRGLFDIGSWQHELLIGSEYENFRKNERVTTIAGGPYAIDIYRPIYGQPKPNGTRSGTDLFEHVESQALNLQDQIVFTDKLRGMIGARFEHFEQSINDHSRNATSRQRHDTLTQRAGLLYQLTPEVGLFANASTSFKPNNGLDATGKSFDPEEGVGYEVGIKSELFDDRLSTTLAAFHIEKENVLALDPSTDSSRAMGKARSQGVDLQVTGQVTDAVRVIGAFAYIDAEVTQGDKVIPTGSRILGVAKRSGSLLGVYEFQDGHLSGSDLGAALTYVGDRSGEAGSDFELPSYHTVDLLAHYKASENVTVGLNLNNLFDEKYFERSYSNYWVNPGEPRNFTVSLTLNL, encoded by the coding sequence ATGTCGTCTCGAACAATGGCTTCCCTCGCAGGCCTGGCCCTCGGTTTGCTGGGGGGGCCGGTCTTCGCCGAAGAATTGCAAACCGTTGAACTGGACGCCATCAGCGTCACCTCCGAGTACGAATCCCCTACCGACCCGGTCAAGGGTTACCGCGCCACGCGCTCTTCCAGCGCAACCAAGACCGACACGGCCATTCGCGATATCCCACAATCGATCAGTGTGATTCCCGTCAGTGTGCTCAAGGATCTGGGCAGCACCAGCGTCGAGCGCGCCCTGGATTTTGCCGGTGGCGTGTCGAAGCAGAACAACTTCGGCGGCCTGACGCTCTACGAATACAGCGTGCGCGGCTTCACCACTTCGGAGTTCTACAAGGACGGTTTCAGCGCCAACCGCGGCTATCCAAGCACCCCGGATGTGGCCAACATCGAACGCATCGAAGTGCTCAAAGGCCCGGCCGCCAGTCTCTATGGTCGTGGCGATCCGGGCGGTACGGTGAACATCGTCACCAAGAAGCCCCAACCCGAAGCCTTCACCACACTACAAACCAGCGCCGGCAGCTGGGATCGTTATCGCACCGCCGTGGACGTCAACACGCCGCTGGATGATGACGGCAACGTTCTGTCCCGGGTGAATCTGACCGTCGAGGACAACCACAGCTTCCGCGATCACGTCGACAGCCAGCGTGTGTTTGTTGCGCCTTCCTTCAGTTGGCAACTGAGCCCGGACACCAGCCTGTTGGTGGAGAGCGAATTCGTTCGCCACAGCTCGACATTCGATCGAGGTATCGTCGCGCCGAACAATAAATGGAGCCGCGTCTCCCGTTCGACCTTCCTTGGCGAACCCAACGACGGCAACATCGACAACCACAACAATCTGCTGCAAGCCGCCCTCGAACATCAGCTCAACGACCGCTGGAAACTGCGCCTCGCCAGCCATTACAAGGAAGGCAAGCTCTGGGGCTTCGCCTCAGAAAATCGTCTCTTGAACGCCGACGGCCACACCGTGAACCGTCGCTACCGCGAGCGCGATACCAACTGGCATGACAGCATCACCCAACTCGAACTGCGCGGTTTGTTCGACATCGGCAGCTGGCAACACGAACTGCTGATCGGCAGCGAATACGAGAATTTCCGCAAGAACGAACGGGTCACGACCATTGCTGGCGGCCCGTATGCCATCGATATCTATCGGCCGATCTACGGCCAGCCGAAACCCAATGGCACACGCTCCGGGACCGACCTCTTCGAGCATGTCGAAAGCCAGGCACTGAACCTTCAGGACCAGATCGTTTTCACCGACAAACTGCGCGGCATGATCGGTGCGCGCTTCGAACATTTCGAACAAAGCATCAACGATCACAGCCGCAACGCGACCAGCCGCCAGCGCCACGATACCCTGACCCAGCGGGCCGGCCTGCTCTACCAACTGACGCCCGAAGTAGGGTTGTTCGCCAACGCCTCTACTTCATTCAAACCGAACAACGGCCTGGACGCCACCGGCAAATCCTTCGACCCGGAAGAAGGCGTCGGTTATGAAGTCGGGATCAAGAGCGAGCTGTTCGACGACCGCTTGAGCACCACCCTCGCCGCCTTCCATATCGAAAAGGAAAACGTCCTGGCGCTCGATCCGAGCACCGATTCCAGCCGCGCCATGGGCAAGGCCCGCAGCCAGGGTGTCGACCTGCAAGTCACCGGGCAAGTGACCGACGCCGTGCGAGTGATCGGCGCCTTCGCTTACATCGACGCCGAAGTCACCCAAGGCGACAAGGTGATTCCCACCGGCAGCCGAATTCTCGGTGTGGCCAAACGCAGCGGCAGTTTGTTGGGCGTTTATGAATTTCAGGATGGCCATTTGAGCGGTTCGGACCTTGGTGCAGCGCTCACCTATGTCGGCGATCGCTCAGGTGAAGCCGGCAGCGATTTCGAACTGCCGTCCTACCACACCGTCGACCTGCTGGCCCATTACAAGGCCAGCGAAAACGTCACCGTGGGCCTGAACCTGAACAACCTTTTCGACGAGAAATACTTCGAGCGCTCCTACAGCAACTACTGGGTCAACCCCGGCGAGCCGCGCAATTTCACCGTCAGCCTGACACTCAACCTGTAA